From Marivirga harenae, one genomic window encodes:
- a CDS encoding TetR/AcrR family transcriptional regulator has product MKDTRAKILEAALGLFNEYGMVNVSLRQIAQALSISQGNLNYHFKLKEEIIETLYFQLVSEMDQQMNELDSAENELSTLYQMSLKTMEKMYKYKFILIDFIHLMRENKSIKSHYTELMQRRSEEFQHMFQSLVKSKLLRPQEFENEYQRLYKRMNILGDSWINFQLTFEPNKGLKHYCNLLFEIIYPYLTKNGKEAFRNISNLKFQ; this is encoded by the coding sequence ATGAAAGATACAAGAGCAAAGATACTTGAAGCAGCATTAGGTCTTTTTAATGAATATGGAATGGTGAATGTTAGTCTAAGGCAAATTGCACAAGCGCTAAGCATAAGCCAGGGGAATCTTAATTATCATTTTAAATTGAAAGAAGAAATAATAGAAACCTTATATTTTCAATTGGTATCTGAAATGGACCAGCAAATGAATGAATTAGACAGTGCAGAGAATGAACTGTCCACCTTATATCAAATGTCACTAAAGACCATGGAAAAAATGTATAAGTATAAATTTATCCTAATAGATTTTATCCATTTGATGAGGGAAAATAAAAGTATTAAATCGCATTATACAGAATTGATGCAGAGGCGGAGCGAGGAATTTCAGCATATGTTTCAATCATTAGTAAAATCAAAACTTTTGAGACCGCAAGAATTTGAAAACGAATATCAAAGACTATATAAAAGGATGAATATTTTGGGCGATAGTTGGATCAATTTTCAATTGACTTTCGAACCTAATAAGGGCTTAAAACATTATTGTAATTTACTTTTTGAAATAATTTACCCCTATTTGACAAAGAATGGAAAGGAAGCATTCCGAAATATT
- a CDS encoding FAD-dependent oxidoreductase, with amino-acid sequence MMDIAIIGGGIAGLTTALALKQKGFSATVYERADELNEIGAGIWIQPNALQVLNHLGLKEELLNSGVQLDRVDITDNQLRPFSKGGNIVQDQKGNKIVSIHRARLHKILYDSLPKNTVKLDCELKSFTQNSDGIKLDFHDTSVSADFVLAADGINSKTRKQLFPKSSLRDTGQTCWRGIANMALPDQLQNLGREAWGNNVRFGFSQVSEDSVYWFAVAKSAPFIKDDLPQLKDKLKTMFESFHPIVNQIITETEEQKIIRGDLLDLKRLDRWHSQNICLLGDAAHATTPNMGQGAGQGIEDAYTIAELFSKYSATPQLFEQFEKVRRDKVDYVVNNSWRFGKMAHSRAGKLLLKSIVKLTPEKIMKKQLEKLYKLPQIK; translated from the coding sequence ATGATGGATATCGCAATAATTGGAGGAGGAATAGCTGGTCTAACTACCGCATTAGCCTTAAAACAGAAAGGTTTTTCAGCTACCGTTTATGAACGAGCTGATGAGCTTAATGAAATAGGTGCAGGTATTTGGATTCAGCCTAATGCGCTACAAGTATTGAATCATCTGGGCTTAAAAGAAGAATTACTGAATAGTGGAGTCCAACTTGATAGAGTTGATATAACCGATAATCAGTTGAGACCATTTAGCAAGGGAGGCAATATCGTTCAAGATCAAAAAGGGAATAAGATTGTTTCAATACACAGAGCCAGATTACATAAAATTCTATATGATAGCTTACCTAAGAATACAGTGAAATTAGATTGTGAATTAAAGTCCTTCACGCAAAATTCAGATGGCATTAAACTTGATTTTCATGATACTTCAGTTTCTGCGGATTTTGTGTTAGCTGCAGATGGCATTAATTCCAAGACCAGAAAGCAATTATTTCCCAAGTCATCTTTAAGGGACACTGGACAAACTTGTTGGAGGGGAATAGCAAATATGGCACTACCTGATCAGCTTCAAAACTTAGGACGTGAAGCCTGGGGAAATAATGTTAGGTTTGGATTTTCTCAAGTCTCAGAGGACTCAGTTTATTGGTTTGCAGTTGCTAAATCTGCACCTTTTATAAAAGACGATTTACCACAACTCAAAGATAAATTGAAGACGATGTTTGAATCTTTTCATCCAATAGTGAATCAGATCATCACGGAAACAGAAGAGCAGAAAATAATTAGAGGAGATTTACTGGATTTGAAAAGATTAGATCGATGGCATTCCCAAAATATTTGTTTATTGGGAGATGCAGCACATGCTACCACTCCCAATATGGGGCAAGGAGCTGGACAGGGGATTGAAGACGCCTACACAATAGCTGAGTTGTTTTCAAAATATTCGGCTACACCTCAGCTTTTTGAGCAATTTGAAAAAGTAAGGCGTGACAAAGTGGATTATGTGGTAAATAACTCCTGGCGATTTGGAAAAATGGCACATAGCAGAGCGGGAAAGCTTCTGTTAAAAAGTATTGTGAAGTTAACACCTGAAAAGATCATGAAAAAGCAATTGGAAAAACTTTATAAACTACCGCAAATAAAGTAG
- the frr gene encoding ribosome recycling factor, with the protein MEEIDLILDETKELMEKAIQHTKSNLQKIRAGKSSPAMLDGLMVDYYNNDTPISQVASISTPDARSIIIKPWEKNIIGEIERAIINSDLGFTPQNDGEIVRINIPPLTEERRIALSKQAKNEAEDGKISIRNARKDANDQLKQLQKEGTSEDDVKRGEDKVQTLTNDYTKKIDDILEHKEKEIMTV; encoded by the coding sequence ATGGAAGAAATAGATTTAATATTGGACGAAACGAAGGAGCTGATGGAGAAAGCCATTCAGCATACAAAAAGCAATTTACAAAAAATAAGAGCTGGGAAGTCCTCCCCTGCCATGCTTGATGGTCTAATGGTAGATTACTATAATAATGACACTCCTATTAGCCAAGTTGCATCTATCAGTACGCCAGATGCACGATCCATTATTATTAAGCCATGGGAGAAAAACATCATTGGAGAAATAGAAAGGGCCATTATCAATAGCGATTTAGGATTCACTCCTCAAAATGATGGTGAAATTGTTAGAATAAACATCCCACCACTTACAGAGGAAAGAAGGATTGCCTTATCGAAGCAAGCCAAAAATGAGGCTGAAGATGGGAAAATATCTATTCGTAATGCAAGAAAAGATGCTAATGATCAACTTAAGCAACTTCAAAAAGAAGGTACATCTGAGGATGACGTCAAAAGAGGAGAAGATAAGGTTCAAACATTAACCAACGATTACACTAAAAAGATTGATGATATCCTCGAGCATAAGGAAAAAGAAATCATGACGGTATAA
- the pyrH gene encoding UMP kinase, which yields MKFKRILLKLSGEALMGDEGYGIDSKRLAQYATEIKKIHDQGIEVAIVIGGGNIFRGIQAEAAGIDRVQGDYMGMLATVINGMAVQGVLENHGMFTRLMSGINMEQVCEPFIRRRAIRHLEKGRVVIFGAGIGNPYFTTDSTASLRAIEIEADVVLKGTRVDGVYTADPEKDADATRYSNITFQEVYEKGLNVMDMTAFTLCQENNLPIIVFDMNKEGNLYDLINGKNVGTLINSQN from the coding sequence ATGAAATTCAAACGCATTCTATTGAAACTAAGTGGTGAGGCACTTATGGGTGATGAAGGTTACGGCATTGACTCAAAACGTTTAGCTCAATATGCAACAGAAATTAAAAAAATTCACGATCAGGGAATTGAAGTAGCAATAGTGATTGGGGGTGGAAATATTTTTAGAGGAATTCAAGCAGAAGCTGCAGGAATCGATAGAGTACAAGGAGATTACATGGGAATGCTTGCAACTGTTATTAATGGGATGGCAGTTCAGGGCGTTTTAGAAAATCATGGGATGTTCACGCGTTTAATGTCCGGAATCAATATGGAACAAGTTTGTGAGCCTTTTATTAGGAGGAGAGCTATCCGCCATCTTGAGAAAGGCCGTGTAGTAATTTTTGGTGCTGGAATCGGAAATCCATATTTCACTACTGATTCTACAGCCAGTTTAAGAGCTATTGAAATCGAAGCTGATGTTGTATTAAAAGGAACTAGAGTAGATGGTGTTTATACTGCTGATCCTGAAAAGGATGCAGATGCTACGCGATATTCCAACATTACTTTCCAAGAAGTGTATGAAAAAGGACTGAACGTAATGGATATGACAGCATTTACCCTTTGCCAAGAAAACAATTTGCCTATTATTGTATTTGACATGAATAAAGAGGGTAACTTATATGACCTCATTAACGGAAAAAATGTAGGCACCTTAATAAACTCTCAAAATTAA
- a CDS encoding acetyl-CoA carboxylase biotin carboxyl carrier protein subunit, giving the protein MYEIKFSQSEKEYKLSTKDGDIFIDDSKVDWDLSKTDDQSFHIIYHNQTFNAHLVEIDYESKTFKLQLNGKIIELELKDKMDLLLEEMGISDLDQNQMNDVKAPMPGLIIDIMVSPGDEVKKGDPLLILEAMKMENVIKAAGDGIITDIKAQKGDSVEKNQLIIQF; this is encoded by the coding sequence ATGTACGAAATAAAATTCAGTCAGTCAGAAAAAGAATATAAGCTGTCAACCAAAGATGGTGATATTTTTATAGACGATTCTAAAGTCGATTGGGATTTAAGTAAAACTGATGATCAATCCTTCCATATCATTTATCATAATCAAACATTTAATGCTCACCTGGTAGAAATTGACTATGAGAGCAAAACTTTTAAATTGCAATTAAATGGTAAAATCATTGAATTGGAATTGAAAGATAAAATGGATTTACTTCTAGAAGAAATGGGGATAAGTGATTTGGATCAAAACCAAATGAACGATGTAAAGGCACCCATGCCTGGACTTATCATAGACATCATGGTGTCTCCGGGTGATGAGGTAAAAAAGGGTGACCCATTGTTGATATTGGAGGCAATGAAGATGGAGAACGTTATTAAGGCAGCTGGTGACGGTATAATAACCGACATCAAGGCGCAGAAAGGCGATAGTGTGGAGAAAAATCAGTTGATCATTCAATTTTAA
- the tuf gene encoding elongation factor Tu, whose translation MAKETFDRSKPHVNIGTIGHVDHGKTTLTAAICKVLSDKGFAEMRDFSSIDNAPEEKERGITINSSHVEYATANRHYAHVDCPGHADYVKNMVTGAAQMDGAILVVAATDGPMPQTREHILLARQVGVPAVVAFLNKVDLVDDEELLELVEMEVRELLSFYDFPGDDLPVVSGSALGALNGEAEWVEKIDELMQAVDDYIPLPERLTDKDFLMPVEDVFSITGRGTVATGRIERGVINSGDPVDLIGMGAEGLKSTVTGVEMFRKILDRGEAGDNVGLLLRGIEKAQIKRGMIICKPGSVNPHAHFKAEVYVLSKDEGGRHTPFFNKYRPQFYLRTTDVTGEIKLPENVEMVMPGDNVTIEVNLINKVACEKGLRFAIREGGRTVGAGQVTEILD comes from the coding sequence ATGGCTAAAGAAACCTTTGACCGTTCGAAACCACACGTGAATATCGGTACTATCGGACACGTGGATCATGGTAAAACTACATTAACTGCTGCAATCTGTAAAGTATTGTCTGATAAAGGATTTGCAGAGATGAGAGACTTCTCATCTATCGATAATGCTCCTGAAGAAAAAGAAAGGGGTATTACAATTAACTCTTCACACGTTGAGTATGCAACTGCTAACCGTCACTATGCGCACGTTGACTGTCCAGGTCACGCGGATTACGTGAAAAACATGGTTACTGGTGCTGCACAAATGGATGGTGCTATCTTAGTGGTTGCCGCTACTGATGGTCCAATGCCACAAACTCGTGAGCACATCCTTTTAGCTCGTCAGGTAGGTGTTCCTGCTGTTGTTGCTTTCTTAAACAAAGTAGATTTAGTAGACGATGAGGAGTTATTAGAATTAGTTGAAATGGAAGTAAGAGAATTACTTTCTTTCTACGACTTCCCAGGTGATGATTTACCTGTAGTTTCTGGTTCTGCTCTTGGTGCACTTAACGGTGAAGCAGAGTGGGTTGAGAAAATTGACGAGTTAATGCAAGCTGTTGATGACTATATTCCATTACCAGAAAGATTAACTGACAAAGATTTCTTAATGCCAGTTGAGGATGTATTCTCTATTACTGGTCGTGGTACTGTTGCAACAGGTAGAATCGAAAGAGGTGTTATAAACTCTGGCGATCCTGTTGACTTGATCGGTATGGGAGCTGAAGGTCTTAAATCAACTGTTACTGGTGTTGAGATGTTCCGTAAAATATTAGATAGAGGTGAAGCTGGTGATAACGTAGGTCTTTTGTTAAGAGGTATTGAAAAAGCTCAAATCAAAAGAGGTATGATTATTTGTAAGCCAGGTTCTGTAAACCCACATGCTCATTTTAAAGCTGAGGTTTATGTTCTTTCTAAAGATGAAGGTGGACGTCACACTCCATTCTTTAACAAATATCGTCCACAGTTCTACTTGAGAACAACTGATGTTACTGGCGAAATCAAACTTCCTGAAAACGTGGAGATGGTTATGCCGGGTGATAACGTAACTATCGAAGTTAACTTGATTAACAAAGTAGCTTGCGAAAAGGGTTTACGTTTCGCTATCCGTGAAGGTGGTAGAACAGTAGGTGCCGGACAGGTAACTGAAATCTTAGACTAA
- the secE gene encoding preprotein translocase subunit SecE, with amino-acid sequence MQKLSLFLKESWSEMRYKVTWPPYSKLQNSSILVLVGALIFALLIGVIDLAFDNAMEWFYNAF; translated from the coding sequence ATGCAAAAACTAAGTTTATTCTTAAAAGAATCGTGGTCAGAAATGCGATATAAAGTGACTTGGCCGCCTTACAGCAAGCTACAGAATAGTTCTATTCTGGTATTAGTTGGAGCTTTGATTTTTGCCCTATTAATTGGTGTTATAGATTTGGCATTTGATAATGCGATGGAGTGGTTTTATAATGCATTTTAG
- the nusG gene encoding transcription termination/antitermination protein NusG, giving the protein MSEFKWYVLRVISGQEKKIKTYLENEIARQKIEDFIPQILIPTEKVYEMRNGKKRVREKNFFPGYVFVSADISHGEAHHVITSIPGVIGFLGGQGDEKEPVPLRQNEVNRILGKVDETEEMDEKLSTPYIVGESVKVMDGPFSGFTGSVEEVFEERKKLNVMVKIFGRNTPVELNYMQVEKTE; this is encoded by the coding sequence ATGTCAGAATTTAAATGGTATGTTTTACGGGTAATAAGTGGACAAGAGAAGAAGATTAAAACTTATCTTGAAAATGAGATTGCTCGACAAAAAATAGAAGATTTTATTCCTCAGATTCTTATCCCTACTGAAAAGGTTTACGAAATGAGGAACGGTAAAAAACGAGTTAGGGAAAAGAATTTTTTTCCTGGTTATGTTTTTGTATCGGCTGATATTTCTCATGGAGAAGCGCATCACGTCATCACAAGTATTCCGGGGGTGATCGGATTCTTGGGAGGACAAGGTGATGAGAAAGAGCCGGTTCCTTTACGACAAAATGAAGTGAACCGTATATTAGGAAAAGTGGATGAAACTGAAGAGATGGATGAGAAGCTGAGTACTCCTTATATAGTAGGGGAATCAGTGAAAGTGATGGATGGTCCTTTCAGTGGGTTTACCGGATCCGTTGAGGAGGTTTTTGAAGAAAGAAAGAAACTTAACGTAATGGTTAAGATCTTCGGAAGAAATACTCCTGTGGAATTAAATTACATGCAAGTAGAAAAAACAGAATAG
- the rplK gene encoding 50S ribosomal protein L11 has translation MAKEISGYLKLQIKGGAANPSPPVGPALGSKGLNIMEFCKQFNGRTQEKAGQVLPVVITIYKDKSFDFVIKTPPAPVLLLDASKKKKGSAEPNRNKVGSVTWDQVKEIAETKMSDLNAFKIESAMRQVAGTARSMGIKVTGKAPWNS, from the coding sequence ATGGCTAAGGAAATAAGTGGATATCTGAAATTACAGATTAAAGGGGGAGCTGCAAATCCGTCACCTCCCGTTGGTCCTGCATTAGGTAGTAAAGGACTTAACATAATGGAGTTCTGTAAGCAATTTAATGGAAGAACTCAAGAAAAGGCTGGGCAAGTATTGCCGGTTGTAATCACAATTTACAAAGACAAATCTTTTGACTTTGTGATTAAAACACCACCAGCCCCGGTACTTTTATTGGATGCTTCTAAGAAGAAGAAAGGTTCTGCTGAGCCTAACCGAAATAAGGTTGGTTCTGTGACTTGGGATCAGGTGAAAGAAATTGCTGAGACCAAAATGTCTGATTTGAATGCTTTTAAAATCGAATCAGCCATGCGACAAGTTGCAGGTACTGCAAGAAGTATGGGTATAAAAGTTACAGGAAAAGCTCCTTGGAATTCTTAA
- the rplA gene encoding 50S ribosomal protein L1 produces the protein MAKLTKNQKIAAEKLDSTKAYALSEASALVKEITTTKFDASVDLDIRLGVDPRKADQMVRGVVALPHGTGKDVKVLALVTPDKEQEAKDAGADYVGLDDYIKKIEGGWTDIDIIVTMPTVMAKVGRLGKVLGPRGLMPNPKSGTVTLDVGKAVQEVKSGKIDFKVDKFGIIHASIGKASFSQEKITENANELIQTLAKLKPASSKGTYFMSMTMSSTMSKGISIDKNSIAGI, from the coding sequence ATGGCAAAGCTTACTAAAAATCAAAAAATTGCAGCAGAGAAGTTAGACTCTACAAAAGCTTATGCTTTAAGTGAGGCTTCAGCGCTTGTGAAAGAAATTACAACAACCAAGTTTGATGCTTCTGTTGACCTTGATATAAGATTGGGTGTAGATCCTCGTAAAGCCGACCAAATGGTTAGGGGTGTTGTTGCACTTCCTCATGGTACAGGTAAAGATGTGAAAGTATTGGCTTTAGTTACTCCTGATAAAGAGCAGGAAGCTAAAGATGCTGGAGCTGATTATGTAGGGTTAGACGACTATATCAAGAAGATTGAAGGTGGTTGGACAGATATTGATATTATCGTAACTATGCCTACTGTTATGGCAAAAGTAGGTAGGTTAGGTAAGGTGCTAGGACCAAGAGGTCTGATGCCGAATCCAAAATCAGGAACTGTTACGCTTGATGTTGGAAAGGCGGTTCAAGAGGTAAAGTCGGGTAAAATCGATTTTAAAGTGGACAAGTTCGGGATTATTCATGCTAGTATCGGTAAAGCTTCCTTCTCGCAAGAGAAAATTACTGAAAACGCTAACGAATTAATTCAAACTTTAGCGAAGCTGAAACCAGCTTCATCTAAAGGTACGTATTTCATGAGTATGACCATGTCATCTACGATGAGCAAGGGAATCTCAATTGATAAAAACTCTATAGCTGGAATTTAA
- the rplJ gene encoding 50S ribosomal protein L10 — translation MNRKEKGQLIEELTEKFTEFPHFYLADGSGMSVAQTNAFRQLCFEKGLEYKVVKNSLIQKALEKQEEDYSAMFKSLKGFSGILFSPEVGNAPAKAIKEFHKKNDTERPLFKAAAIDTDIYVGAEHLTPLSELKSKTEMIGDIVGLLQSPAKNVISALQSGGHKVSGLVKALEERAQ, via the coding sequence ATGAATAGAAAAGAAAAAGGACAACTTATAGAGGAACTTACAGAAAAATTTACGGAATTTCCGCACTTTTATCTGGCTGATGGTTCAGGGATGAGTGTTGCACAAACCAATGCTTTTCGTCAACTATGTTTCGAAAAAGGTTTGGAATACAAAGTAGTTAAGAATTCCTTGATACAAAAAGCATTGGAGAAGCAGGAAGAAGATTATTCTGCAATGTTTAAATCATTAAAAGGTTTCTCAGGGATACTTTTTTCTCCTGAAGTAGGTAATGCACCTGCCAAGGCGATTAAAGAATTTCATAAGAAAAACGACACAGAAAGGCCTTTATTCAAAGCTGCTGCTATAGATACTGATATATATGTTGGTGCAGAGCACTTAACTCCACTTAGCGAATTGAAGTCTAAGACAGAAATGATTGGCGATATTGTAGGTTTACTACAGTCTCCTGCCAAAAATGTTATTTCTGCGCTTCAGAGTGGTGGTCACAAAGTATCAGGATTAGTAAAAGCGCTTGAAGAAAGAGCACAATAA
- the rplL gene encoding 50S ribosomal protein L7/L12, which produces MADIKAIGDQLVELTVKEVNELADYLKETHGIEPAAAAAPVMAAGGAGGGDAAEEKTSFDVVLTSAGAAKLQVVKAVKELTGLGLKEAKELVDGAPKAVKEGVAKDEAEALKKQLEEAGAEVELK; this is translated from the coding sequence ATGGCTGATATCAAAGCAATTGGAGATCAATTAGTAGAATTAACAGTAAAAGAAGTTAATGAACTTGCTGATTACCTTAAAGAAACACACGGTATCGAACCTGCTGCGGCAGCAGCGCCTGTTATGGCAGCTGGTGGTGCTGGCGGTGGAGATGCAGCGGAAGAAAAAACATCTTTTGATGTTGTATTAACTTCTGCTGGTGCTGCTAAATTACAAGTAGTTAAAGCTGTTAAAGAATTGACAGGTTTAGGCTTGAAAGAAGCAAAAGAATTAGTTGACGGTGCTCCAAAAGCAGTAAAAGAAGGAGTAGCTAAAGACGAAGCAGAGGCGCTTAAAAAGCAACTTGAAGAAGCTGGAGCAGAAGTTGAATTGAAGTAA